The sequence taattataaactaggaatgagtaaagaaagtaaatgaaattaaaaaaaataaaaaactgaaaataaacacaaacagCCATTTCTATCACCCCTTTATAACCACTGTATTGCCATTGTATCACCAGTTTATCACATTTTAGACATAAACCAATTATGAACTTCCTCTGCTTTTCAGTTTCGACATCTCTCCAGTTTTTGAACTATAACTTTTCAACTGCTTGTGAAAATTTTGTGTTCTTTATATGGTTGGATTCAGCACTGAAAAATGAAGGACACTACGGGGACAAAATGTAAAAAATAGATACAAAAATGAGTAAAAATCAGTGGAAACAAACACAATGTTTCAAACAAGTAACACACAAAAATGAAAGAGGGGGGTTTGTGATGCAAGTGATACAATCATAATcctaaacttttatttatacataattatatatgtatgcgggcctAACGGGCCAGGTTTTTATGAGCAGGCTGGGCCGGGCTTTATTGGGCTTAATCGGGCTGGGCTTcagacacccaagcccaagcctagcccAACCCAATGAGGGCCGGGCCATCCAAAAGTACATAACGGGCTTGGGCGGGCTATTTCTCGATAGGCCAGGCGGGCCCCCATAGATCCATAAGCCCccgggccaaatgatgaggcctaatCTAAAACCAACAATGCGTGAACTACAATGACAATTAATCGTTTTGGACGTAGATCtaacaacccaaaaaagaaaagacaaaagaatACACATGATAAAATTTCTCAATTTGATTGTTTCACATAATCACTTCTACTTTTGAACTATTCCTAGTCCACATTTCTTTTCGGTTGCTTGTCTTCTTATAGAAACTGAGGAAGCTTCATACAAGTTTCCAGTCAATTATAATAAGCTTTTGGTTGACCCTCTTTGTCTCTTGCCTCTCAGCTGGGAAGCCACTGGCCATATAATATCgtcttttctttattaattaaGGTGAAATGTTAGAGAGGAGAGCTTAGAAATGTAAAGATATCAATGGTCCTAGTCTTGCCACATGTCATAAGATTAAAGAGTCAAGTGGTTAAGATGTTGTTAGTATTGTTAGGCAGTTAGGAAGAACTGTTAGTAATTGATCAGCGAATATTAGAAAGGTTAGAGAGGTTAGAAAACGTGAACAAGGCTCTAACTAAAGCTGATATAAAGTCTGTAATTGTGCTAAGCTTCAGGTTAATGAGAATACAAtaattcttcttttcattattCTGAAACTCTCTCTACTTCTAATGGATCAATCTTGATCTTGTGATCTTCTGCTTCCAcactctcttcctctttgttttctctctctggcTTCGTTCTCTTCTCAACCATAGCAGTCAATTTCGTGTTATTTGCTCTGCTTATTACCTGTTTGATCTTTTGTCTCATTGAAAATTCTTCTTCAATCATCATTTCTCTacaaatttcttctttctcaacCTTCGATTCTCCTCTTTTGGTTCTTGAATTCTCAACATGGTGACTACTACTCAGCTTCAAATTGTTTAATCTCCTATTACCACTTTGCTTCCTACGGTTTCTACTGCTGTGACAGTCAAGCTTGATGATACAAATTATCTTACATGGAACTTTCAAATGCAAATTCTTCTTGAGAGTCATGGCATTTTGGGGTTTATTGATGGTTCACGGAAGTGTCCTACTCGATTTGATGAGGACTCTGATGTTGAAGGTGTTGAAACTGATGCTTATCAAGTTTGGAAAATGCATGATCGTGCATTGATGCAGTTGCTTATTGCAACTCTTTCTTCTACTGCGATTTCTTATGTCATTGGCTGTACCAGTTCTCATGATATGTGGGTTCAACTGAAAGATAGATTTTCTACTGTAACGAAAGCTAGAATCTTTCAGATGAAAAGTGAACTTCAGACTATCAAGAAGGGTTCAGAACCTGTCTCCCAATATCTGCAAAGAATAAAAGATGCTCGAGATCATCTTTCTGCAGCAGGGGTTTcttttgaagatgatgatattgtGATCTTGGCTCTTAATGGTCTTCCTTCTGACTATAATACATTTCGGTGCATGGTTCGAGGCAGAGAACATGTGCTATCTCTTAAAGATTTTCGTTCTCAATTGATTGCTGAAGAAGCCACTCTTGAACAAACTAATTCTGCATCTCCTTTTGTCTCTGCAATGCTGGCTCAAAATCAAACATTTCAAGGCAAGGCTCTTGTTCTTGATGAAGGTATCTCTAATTCTCAGCCTCAAGGTTATTCTTCTAGCTCTAAGTCTGCTCCATCTTCTCATTTTCCCTCTGGTTTCAATGGGGGTTTTAGTGGTAACCATGCTGGTTTTAATGGTCACAACACTAGTGGTTACTCTATCAATCGTGGGTCTCATTTTAAGGGTCGGAGCAGAGGTCGTAGTCATTATCAAGTTCAGCCTACTTCTAGCCCTGGTATTCTTGGTCCTGGCACTGACATTCCTACTTGTCAAATCTGTAGCAAGAAAGGCCATGTAGCTGCTGATTGTTATCAAAGGCACAATCAACCCTCTACTCCTACCTCCTCAGTCCAATGTCAAATTTGTTGGAAATTTGGGCATTCTGCCATTCAATGTTATCATAGAGGCAACTTCTCTTATCAAGGCAAACCTCCTTCCACCAATCTTAGTGCCATGCATGCCAACTTCCCATCTTCTTCACCTCAGGAGCAATTTTGGGTAGCTGATACTGGAGCAACAACTCATATGACTTCTGACTTGTCTCAACTCAGTTTGGCTACTCCTTTCTCAGGGTCTGATACTATCACTACTGCAGGGGGTTCAGGTTTGAGCATTTCTAATATTGGTTCTTCCATTTTGGATGTTCCACAGTGTTCTTTACAATTAAAGCAGGTTTTGCATGTGCCAAAGCTTTCTCAGCATTTGCTATCAATTCATAGGTTATGTAAAGATAACAATTGCAGATTTATATGTGATGCctttggtttttggattcAGGACAAGATCACGGGGAGTGTTCTTCTCAAGGGACTGTGTAGAGCTGGCTTGTATCCTATTCCTTTCTCCCTTCCGCAATCCACTCTTCAACAAGCATCCTTTTTTCACAAGAATCATTTTTGTTATCTTGGCCAACAGGTCAATACAAGTCTCTGGCACAAACGTTTAGGTCATCCCTCCAACACAATCACTTCAGCTCTTTTACGTCAGTCAcagatttctttttctttagaCGACTCCAAATTAGTCTGTACTACNTTGTTTAGAAGGCAAACTTGCCAAGCTTCCTTTTCCTTATCCTGTGGTTAAATCTATCAAACCTTTAGAGGTAATTCATAGTGATGTCTGGGGTCCTTCTCCCACAATATCTGTTGAGGGTTTCAAATATTATGTTAGTTTCATAGATGAATGTACTCGATTTACTTGGATTTTTCCAATGATCAATAAAGGAGAggtttattctatttttgtcTATTTTCATGCCTTCTTGGTTACTCAATTCTCTGCTACTCTTAGAGTTTTTCAGAGTGATGGGGGTGGTGAGTACCTTAGtaataaattcaaacattatCTTCTTACCAAGGGTATTATTCATCAAATATCTTGTCCCTATACCCCTGAACAAAATGGTCTTGCTGAGAGAAAACACAGACACATTTTAGAGACTGCCATCACTTTGTTACAAACTGCCCATTTACCttctaaattttggtttcatgcTTGTGCTACTTCCACCTACTTGATTAATCGCATGCCTTGTCAAATTCTTCAGCTCAAATctccttattttttattgtatgGTTCTCCACCAGTCATTACtcatttgagaatttttggtTGTGCTTGTTTTCCTCTACTCAAGCCTTACAATACTCACAAACTTCAGCCAAAAACTTCCACCTGTATTTTTCTAGGTTATGCAGGTCAATATAAAGGGTATATCTGTTTCTCCCTCCAAACGAATAGGTTCTTTGTGACTCGCCATGTCATCTTTGATGAAACTATGTTTCCTTACACCTCTGTGCATGCCGTGTCTGTTCCTCCTTCTCAACCTCCACCTACTTCTTCTTCTCGACCATTACTTTCCTTGCATAACACTGTTTTGTCACCTATCTCTTCTCTTCctatttcctcttcttcttcatccacCTCTAAAGCCGCTGCCTCTTTGAATACACTGCTTTTTAATGCTTCAGATTGTGTGCTGTCAACCTCCCAGGATATGCCAGTTTTAGATTCTGCTACACAGTCTCCTCTCCCTGTGGATCCTGATTTTCAGCCTGAAACTCTTTGTGTAGTCTTACCTCTTCCAGCTGTAAATCTTCATCCTATGACCACCAGGTCTAAGAATGGTATTTCCAAAAGGAAGGCTTATTCTGCTTCTGTACAGCCTGTTGATTCCTTCCAGGTTGAACCTAGTTCTTTCAAGGTTGCTTCTACATCCTTAGCATGGCGGTCTGCAATGAGGGAGGAAATTGAGGCTCTTCATGCACAAGGCACTTGGGACTTGGTTCCTATCCCACCTCATAAGAATCTTGTCGGTTGTAAGTGGGTCTATAGAATCAAGAAGAATGCAGATGGTTCTATAGCTAGACATAAGGCTCGTTTGGTTGCTAAGGGATTTAGTCAAGAGGAAGGTATTGACTATAGTGAAACCTTCAGCCCTGTAGTGAAACCTACCACTGTTCGTTTAGTTCTTGCTCTTGCAGCACAGTTTAATTGGCCTTTAAGGCAACTTGATGTTAAAAATGCATTTTTGCATGGTATTCTTCAGGAGGAGGTTTACATGACTCAACCCCAAGGCTTTGAGAGCAAGCTTCATCCTTCTGACTTTGTTTGCAGACTCAGGAAGTCtttgtatgggttaaaacaGGCTCCTCGTGCTTGGAATGAACGATTCACTAGTTTTTTACCAAGTTTGGGTTTTCAAGCATCACTTGCAGATCCATCTCTCTTTGTTCAGCAGTCTTCTCTTGGCACTGTGATCTTACTCCTCTACGTAGATGATATCATCCTTACAGGCAGTCATTCCTCTCTTCTTCCATCAGTTATTGCGGCTTTGACTCAAGAATTTGATATGAAGGACTTGGGGCAgttgaattattttttgggcctgCAAATTTCATATCAGTCCACTGGTTTGTTTGTGTCTCAGACTAAGTATATCAAGGAATTACTTGATAAAGTTGATTTACAGGATTCGAAACCTTGTGCTACTCCTTGTCTTCCCTATCACAGATTACTTAAGGATGATGGAAAGCCTTATTCTCATCCAAAACAATACAGGAGTATTGTTGGTGCTCTACAATACCTCACTTTCACAAGGCCTGACATAGCATTCTCTGTAAATCAAGCTTGTCAGTTCATGCATAATCCCATGGAATCTCATGTTGTGGCGGTTAAGAGAATCTTGAGGTATTTGAAAGGTACTCTTGATTTTGGAATTCTTTTTCAACCTGGTATTCTTAATCTGCAGGCTTACAgtgatgctgattgggctggtGATCCTAATGATCGACGATCTGTCTCCGGATTTATTGTTTACTTAGGGTCTAGTCCTATTTCTTGGGCTTCTAAGAAACAACATATTGTATCTCGTTCATCCACTGAGGCAGAATATAGGGCCCTTGCTATTGCTGCTGCTGAGCTTGCCTGGATTCGACAATTATTTTGTGATCTTCATGTGTCTTTACATATCCCTCCTTTAATCCATTGTGACAATATCTCTGCTATTTCTCTTGCTTCCAATCCAGTATTCCATTCCCGAATGAAGCATCTGCAGATCGATTACCATTTTGTCAGAGAACGAGTTATTAGAGGTGATTTGCTTGTTCAACATGTCTCTTCTGCAGACCAGTTTGCTGATATTCTTACTAAAGGTCTTTCTGCTCCTTTGTTCCAGCACCAGTGTTCCAATCTTATGCTTGGCTCCTCCAAGCCTGCGATTGAGGGGGAATGTAAAGATATCAATGGTCCTAGTCATGCCACATGTCATAAGATTAAAGAGTCAAGTGGTTAAGATGTTAGTATTGTTAGGCAGTTAGGAAGAACTGTTAGTAATTGATCAGCGAATATTAGAAAGGTTCGAGAGGTTAGAAAACATGAACAAGGCTCTAACTAAAGCTGATATAAAGTCTGTAATTGTGCTAAGCTTCAGGTTAATGAGAATACAAtaattcttcttttcattaCTCTGAAACTCTCTCTACTTCTATTTGTTTCTCTCtgcattttttgtttaatcttGCTATCTTAACAAGAACTTCTGTCAAATTTGATTAAAATCTAGCATTCTAATTGTTATCCATTGCCACAAGTTTGCCCTCATAATTTCCATTCATCgtctttctttatcttttattggtttcttcttttttgctgTGATCTTTTTCTACAAACCAAGTTTGGATCTGGGTGCTTTTTGTTCTTAAAAAATGTATAAAAAGAAGTGGGATGCTTACAAACGAACATGTTCAAAAGAATGATGGAGCACAGGAGGTGTGATACGTAAAAGGAAAAGGACAGAAGTTGAAAAGGGCGTAAATGAGTAAATTGTATATTCTTCCCTGGTATAGTCTGGGACCTCTAGTCCTTTAATACAGAATGATATCAGATAAGGACAAGAATAGGAATAGTGCCATGTTGCTAGCTATCTAATGGATATACCTAGTATTCTGGGGTATTCCTTCTAGGTGGGGAATTCTAGAGAGTTCTTATTGCAATGGTGAAGTTGGCTGGGCCATGGGCTGGGCTGTAGTTAGGGTAGAGACTGGTCTCATCAACCCCTCCCCTCTTAGCAACCGCTTAGACTATaatgagtggaaagttataaagggtaagttataaggggttcaCTTTATAGCCATCAGATCAATCCAAGGGCTGGGGAGAATTGAGATTAAGTTTCACAATTGGGTAGGTGGGGAACCCAAACCCGAATTGAATATCCAGCACgtccaaaaagaagaagaagagggaaacacgtccgaaaaagaagaagaagaggcaagttcgaagtttgaacagaaaaaactcATCTCTCTAAAACCCAGAGGTCTGAGATACCCAATGAAGGCAACGGCTAACGACAGTTGAAGGCAACGATTCGCCACTCCGTTCTCCAGACCCTGAAAAAGTAGTTATTTTGAGTAGAAGGGGAAAAGTGTGGATTCCAAATCAGTGAAGGGGCGAAgcagtggaaggggaaggagagaagctgtattcgttggaagtggtaggttccatttgtggagcaaagaaacagaaacacccCACACAGACGCCTTGcaataaccagcatttggtgagtaatttatggaatttgagtttagggttagagtaatggttttccccaatttgtaccataaattttgttagatttggcatctcttcgttgtgcttcagttgcatgttaatttttgcttgggtatatgttaaaaaaagaatgaaaatcaagtcaataacaagtgaataacatgtcaataatgatctgaataagataatggtgttgaattggaggaggccctcaaaaccttccacatttgaagcagtgcatagtgcagattatctctctggcgctataatatgtatatatatatattttcaaataaatatgatttcctttgttactaaatttgcctgagaaacatgagaaaagataataataaactcatgaatagaagtgcaaagcatttgatgagtaatttatggaatttgagtttagggttagagtaatggttttccccaatttgtaccatcaatgttgttggatttggcatctcttctttgtgcttgaattgcatgttaattgttgcttgggtatatgttaaaaaacgaatgaaaataaagtcaatcacatgtcaataacatgtcaataacatgttagtaatgatatgaataagataatggtgttgaattggaggaggccctcaaaaacttccacatttgaagcagtgcagagtgcagagtacctctctggcgctagaatttatatattttttgaaataaatattatttcatttgttactaaatttgcctatgataaatgagaacagataataataaactcatgaataaaagtgcaaagcatttgaaataaaggttgatctatgacgattgtggctgactgaagaaaaagctagaaagaaagatgaaatctgacaattgcttagcaagcagatagcagagtagatgctttgctttgcttccttccactatatttcttatttatttagtttgtgttgtgtatgaaatgacaataattgtcatgtgtgtgaagtgcagaacttgcctagattgcactcacacgagtatggatccataaataaaacaggtgaaattgtttgtaattcacataagcattgcattaacatgtatttgcacaaaatgtgtcacattgcgttgatgatgttaaagcctgtgatcagtaatccctatgctcatgtactttgtaaaatttgtaatgtgcctggttgactagttgtgattgtgcaaatacatggtagtatatgtgttcacgttatttcacattgtatttgaggaaatgggatccaacgtggagctggtatggccagaggcagaggcatattcgtcacgggtgaacaactgctcacatgcaaattcatctctagctgcaattcgagcgaagttgagtgcggaacaattagaacaattcaagacatcatgctttggccatcttctgaatatagataagattcagtttagcgggcagattgtgcatggggttgtgttgcgtagagtagcggggcagggtgtgaaagacttggatggactgagtttcttattagggtgtgacgttgctcagttcactcgtcaggatttctgtttgatcacaGGGCTTCGTTTTGGGGAAGTGCCTGAAGTTTCCAGTGGAGAGAGTGATGAAATCAGACTTcagaaaagatattttatagacgaaggaattacatgcaatgctttagaagaagcatttctgaggtgcacagaggaagatgacatctacaagctagctcttgtttactttgctgagttagtggttttgggaagggacaaacatttgaacatcaatctaaattacctgacccttgtagaggacttggatgcgttcaacaggtatccgtggggttcggtgtcctttgacaaaacccaagacagtctattttctgcaccaacaaagtatgtgaaaagctttgaaaatgaagagggaagagggaaggggaaaagtaaggtaacgggaacaagccggagaaatgagaagggcaagaaggataagcatggtgaagcgcaaaggagtggctggagttttaaaggtttcacgtatgctttccaggtacatggtaataatgttcatgtcagttatgttttgtttatctttaaaacataaataatgacttttgtcctttgaattgtgtagatttgggtatatgaattaattcctaGAATGGCGGACCTGAATTACTGCAAGGTTGTTGATCCGACCGCTGTCCCGCGTATTTTGCGATGGAGAACTACTACGTCTGTTCcagagatgagaaagttgaacaattattttttccagagcaaagaggtttggtttgcagcccttggaactattgataagattgaatgaaattatgaagTAGAATGATTTAATATGACTCTTGTCTGTATTCTGAAACAGTCAGTTCAGTTGCGGGCGCTATGTCCGAGTGAAGAGGAAATGAGACAGCCATATTGGAGTTGGCCACAGGATCGCCCTGCTGTTGTCTCGGCAGagtcaattccttcttcatgtGGTGATCTTGATGAGTTGAACAAGGTGGTAAGCTTGTTGAGGTCCGAGTTGTTTCAAGTAAAGCGGGAAAAAGACGTCCTTCACTTAAAGGTCATACGGATGGAAAAACTGTTGGACCAATGTTTAGGTCCTCAGTTTGAGCAGGAAGTAAGGAGGGACCTAGCTTTACTGAAACAGAGGACGAATCGTTGTGTCGTCTCACATCTATTTAAGGGATATGGGGAAATGGATGACCTACTTCAACAGgatgaagggccaagtaacagaaatgagggagaggaaaaggaagatgaagggattgaagggggtgaagggccaagtaatagaaatgagggagaggaaaaggaagaggaggggattgaagggggtgaagggccaagtaatacaaatgagggagaggaaaaggaagaggaggggattgaagggggtgaagtGCAAGGAAAACCAAGTGAGGTAGAGGAAGGGCAAAGGAAAACAAGTGAAGGAGAGCAAGTGCAAGTAAAAAGTAGCAAAGGGAAAAAAGCCCAAAGACAGAGcagtgagggagaggaagtgaaaagaaaaagcagcaAGGGAGGGAAactgcaaaggaaaaaaaaggagggcaaggaagtgaaaagacaaagaagtgaggaaaaggaagtgcaaagaaaccaatgtgagaaagaagataatgaagtCATGTTGCTTGGGGGTGACATTGGCGAGAGCACGGAGGGGACACAGCTTGAGTTTAGTATCCGGGACATTGATTTGGATCAACCCACAGCTGTGCTATCTAAGTTGAACGTCTGGTTGAATCATAACGGTAAAGCTTCCGCACAAGGGGTCCAattaaggaaaaggaagaggatcatTCCGAAGTGGAAGATCATTGAAGCCAGTGAATTGGTTCCAAAAACTGGGGCACAGACAACCGGACTGAAGATGTTAGACCCAATGAAGGCGATTCCCCATGATGATCTGGTGAATTTGCTGAAACTTTGTTGGGAATGGCGCCAGGACCCAAAGTAAGTCCCTTGCAATTATAAGATAGAAGCATGactgtatataatttttaatattggcCATTTTCTAAAACTGTTTTATATTCATAGTTTGGTGATGCAATTTGGAAACGTGGAAGCTGAGATTGAATTCTTGGCTTCCCTCGTGaaagctgatggttggctgaaaGGAGATGTAAGTGtaattgattatgcatttgttttaatgtccatagattatgagattgacaagaaaaacatgttgcaGCACATTGATTTGGGGTTGTATCTCATCCGGAAGCGACAACAACAGTTGGAGGAAGTAGAAATAGCGGACTGGACAACGACcgatgttttttttatggtatgtCATCGGCCTTGACCAAGTGCCGTTAATAATTACACATTATCCATACACACCTTTATCGGAGGTGTTTAACCAttgattgttttgtatttcaCAGAATCACATAAGTACTTGCTTTGCGgagaataaaaggaaaaaacagcAGGTTGggtggaaaatcagaaaaagtttACTAAACGTTGTAAATGGGAAGGTTCCTCCGTGTGGGATGGATTGGCAGAACGTCTATAAGGTGTATACCCCATTTATGTTGACGAAGTACAAGCATTGGGTGGCTGTAATGATTGATCTGGTATTGTGTGAAATCAAAGTGTACGATTCAAAGGTTTCACTAATTCCAGATGACATCATAAAGGAAGAACTCGCCCCGCTATCAATTACGCTTCCAAATCTTCTCAACACCATCGACTTTTATGAAGAAGGTGTTTATGCAAACAATTGCAGCCGAGATTGGTGGTGTCCGTGGCCAATAGAGCGTGTGGATGTTCCACAACAGTCTAATGAGTAAgcacaactttttatttaattttattactttCAATTGTCAATTACGTTAGAATGTCATTAGTTGAATTGATCGAgttcttgttttgcttcagAGGCGATTGTGGCATGTTTGTGTTAAAGTACATTGAGCTTTTCAGCGCTCAGCTTCCGTTAGCTACTTGCACCTCGCACAACATGCCTTTTTTTTCGGTTGAAATTGGCTGCGGAGATAACAAGGGGAGATGCTTACTTCCCATGATATTGGTTGAAGATGACAAATGGTACATGAGAAGGTTTTGGGAATGTCCNNNNNNNNNNNNNNNNNNNNNNNNNNNNNNNNNNNNNNNNNNNNNNNNNNNNNNNNNNNNNNNNNNNNNNNNNNNNNNNNNNNNNNNNNNNNNNNNNNNNggacatgaaatatgaattgagtaaaagccacgctaatatcacaatatagtagtgaagagcattaactactatatacccacaacttcaagttttaggatctctcatatatttggatccatgggcttccggcccagatataacaaaatatgtggggagcctcaattcatcatttgatttttatactgatattatccatttcacggtgtattcttaacaaccgaattcacaaaatatatttcttccttgaggtgtcgattataacaaaatcgaactttattaaattcatcattttcttatgccaaagaaatatgtggtgtaccacaatttgcaataatacctc comes from Prunus dulcis chromosome 6, ALMONDv2, whole genome shotgun sequence and encodes:
- the LOC117630258 gene encoding sentrin-specific protease 2-like, with product MDWQNVYKVYTPFMLTKYKHWVAVMIDLVLCEIKVYDSKVSLIPDDIIKEELAPLSITLPNLLNTIDFYEEGVYANNCSRDWWCPWPIERVDVPQQSNEGDCGMFVLKYIELFSAQLPLATCTSHNMPFFSVEIGCGDNKGRCLLPMILVEDDKWVICESIPDFGDIYEYILNVAENL